One window from the genome of Crassostrea angulata isolate pt1a10 chromosome 2, ASM2561291v2, whole genome shotgun sequence encodes:
- the LOC128171339 gene encoding histidine-rich glycoprotein-like — MKLIIVFIVACLILEATARNGKESYGDNKHGDNKHGSNKHGDNKHGDNKHGGYYGDNKHGSNRHGDNKHGGYYGDNKH; from the exons ATGAAGCTGATCATCGTATTTATTGTCGCCTGCCTTATCCTAGAGGCCACAGCTCGGAATG GGAAAGAAAGCTATGGCGATAACAAACATGGCGATAACAAGCACGGCAGTAACAAACATGGAGACAACAAACATGGCGACAACAAACATGGAGGGTATTATGGCGATAACAAGCATGGCAGTAACAGACATGGCGATAACAAACATGGAGGGTATTATGGCGACAACAAACACTAG